In the genome of Kineococcus endophyticus, the window CGTCATCGAGACGGGCGTCGGCAACTGCCACGTCTACGTCGACGCCTCGGCCGACCTGCGCCAGGCCGTCGACGTCGTCCTCAACGCCAAGACGTCGCGGCCGAGCGTCTGCAACGCGGCCGAGACGGTCCTGGTGCACTCGGCTCTCGCCACCGACTTCCTGCCGACGTTGCTCACCGCCCTGCACGAGGCCGGGGTCGTCCTGCACGCCGACGAGCGGTCCCAGCAGGCCGCGCGCGTCGCGGGTGTCCCGGCGCAGGCCGTGACGGACGCCGACTGGGCCGCGGAGTTCCACGGCCTCGAGATCGCCGTCGGGGTCGTCGACTCCGTGCAGGACGCCGTGGAGCACATCGGCCGGTGGACCTCGGCGCACACCGAGGCCGTCCTGGCCACCGACGTGCGCGTCACCGACTACTTCTGCGCCGCGGTCGACTCCGCCGTGGTGGCCGTCAACGCCTCGACCCGCTTCACCGACGGGGGCGAGTTCGGCCTCGGGGCCGAGGTCGGGATCTCCACGCAGAAGCTGCACGCCCGCGGTCCGATGGGGCTGGGCGAGCTCACCACGACGACGTGGCAGGTCCTCGGCGACGGCCACGTGCGGGTCTGAGGGTCACGGGCCCTCCTCGAGGGAGTCGCTCGCCACGAGGTACGTGGGCCGTTGCTGGAGCTGGACGTACAGCCGGCCCACGTACTCCCCGAGCACGCCCAGGCACAGCAGCTGCAGCGTGCCGACGCCCGCGACGACGGCCAGCGTCGACGTCCAGCCCGGCACCGTCTGGCCGAGGGCGAACGACACGAGCGCGTAGAGGAGCAGCAGCGACGTCAGCAGCGCGCCGCCGAGCCCGAAGAACGAGGCCAGCCGCAGCGGGGCCGTCGACGAGCCCGTGATGGCGTCCAGCGACAGCCGCAGCATCCGCGTCAGCGGGTACTTCGTCCGCCCGGCGCTGCGGGCCTCGCGCGCGTAGCCGACGGTCGTGGACGCGAAGCCGAGCTCGGGGATGACCAGCCGCAGGACGCGGTGGGCCTCCGGGAGCTGCAGGACGGTGTCGACGACCGTGCGGTGGGTGAAGCGGAAGTCGCCCGCCTGCTCGGGCGCGCGACCGCCCAGGGTCCGCACGAGCCGGTAGAACGCCGCCGCCGTCAGCCGCTTGAGGCGCGAGTCCACCGACCGGTCCTCGCGGACGGCGTAGACGACGTCGTGACCGCGACCGGCGGCCGCGAGCAGGCGGGGGAGCACCTCCGGCGGGTCCTGCAGGTCGGCGTCCATCGTCACCACGCCGCCGCGGGCCCGGGCGCGCGCCAGCCCCGCCGACAGGGCCGCCTGGTGCCCGGAGTTGGCGCGCAGCCGCACCACCCGCAGCTGCGGCCAGTCGCGCCGCAGCCGGGCCAGGACCACGGGGGTCGCGTCCGTGCTGCCGTCGTCGACGACGAGCACCTCGTAGCCCCCGAGCCCCTCGGCCAGGAGCCCGTCGAGCACCGGCCGCAGGCGGGCCGCGAAGGCGGGCAGCACCTCGGCCTCGTCGAAGGCGGGCACGACGACGGACAGGGCGGGGGACAGGGCGGGGGACGGGGCGGGGGGCTCGACGGTCGGTGGAACGGACACGGGGTGATCCTGCCGCAGCGGCGGACGGGGAGGCGTGCGAGACTGGCCCCCGCTGTCGTCGTCGCCGTACCCGCAGGAGGATCCGACCATGCTGCACGCGCTCGTCGCCGAAGCCGCTCAGCAGACCCAGGAGACGCACGGCGCCGGCCTGCCGTCGCCCTACGTCTTCGGCATCGTCGCGCTCTGCGTCCTGGCTTCGATGCTCATCGTGACCGTGGCCTTCCGCAGCGTCGGGACCCGTCACTGACCTCGGTCGTCCCGGACGTGACCGGCCCTGCGCCCTCGCGGCGCCCCCGCCTCGGGGTCATGGGCGGCACGTTCGACCCGGTCCACCACGGGCACCTGGTCGCGGCCAGCGAGGTCGCGGCCCGCTTCGACCTGGACGAGGTCGTCTTCGTCCCCACCGGTCGGCCGTGGCAGAAGTCGCGCGAGGACATCGCCCCCGCCGAGCACCGCTACCTCATGACCGTCATCGCGACGGCGTCCAACCCGCGCTTCACGGTGTCCCGCATCGACATCGACCGCGGTGGGTTCACGTACACGATCGACACCCTGCGCGAGCTGCGCGACCTGCGGCCCGAGGCCGACCTCTTCTTCATCACCGGGGCCGACGCCCTCGCGCAGATCCTGCAGTGGAAGGACGTCGCCGAGCTCTGGTCGCTGGCGCACTTCGTCGGGGTGAGCCGCCCCGGGCACGCCCTGACGGACGACGGGCTGCCGATGGACGGGGTGAGCCTGCTGGAGGTGCCGGCGCTGTCGATCTCCTCCACGGACTGCCGCCGGCGCGTCGCCGACGGTCTGCCCGTCTGGTACCTCGTGCCCGACGGTGTGGTGCAGCACATCTCCAAGCACCGCCTCTACGCCCCGACGGCGGTGGACGGGCCCGCGGTCCCCGTCGTGGGAGAATCGACGGGCTGAACCGCCCGACCCGTCTGACCGCATGCTTGTCCCGAGGAGTCCCGTGCCCGCATCCGACCGTTCTCTCGAGCTCGTGACCGCTGCCGCGGCGGCGGCCTCGGACAAGCTCGCGACCGACGTGATCGCGCTGGACGTCTCGGACCAGCTGTTCATCACCGACGCCTTCCTCCTCGCCTCGGCGCCCAACGAGCGCCAGGTGCGCGCCATCGCCGAGGCCGTGGAGGAGAAGCTGCTGCCGCTCGGCTCCAAGCCGGTGCGCCGCGAGGGCGAGCGCGAGGGCCGCTGGATCCTGCTCGACTTCGTCGACGTCGTCGTCCACGTCCAGCACGTCGAGGAGCGCGAGTACTACGCGCTCGAGCGCCTGTGGAAGGACTGCCCGCTCCTGGAGCTCGGCGAGCCCGCGGCGAGCGACCAGCAGGCGTGAGCGCCCGCCGCGTCGTCCTCTGGCGGCACGGCCGCACCGCCTCCAACGCCCAGAACCGCTTCCAGGGCCAGCTCGACGTCCCGCTCGACGAGGTCGGCCGGGCCCAGGCCGCCGAGGCCGCCGCGCACCTCGCCGCGTGGACGACCGACGTCGGCGCCGTCGTCGCCTCGGACCTGTCCCGCGCCGTCGACACCGCCCGCGCCTTCACGGCCCTGAGCGGCCACGAGGTCGTCCAGGACCCCGCGCTGCGCGAGGTCGACGCCGGCGCGTGGCAGGGCTTGCTGGGGGAGGAGATCGCCGAGCGCTGGCCGCAGGAGCACGCGGCCTGGCGGCGCGGCGAGGACGTCCGGATGGGCGGAGGCGAGACCCGCACCGAGCTCGGCCTCCGGGTCGCCACCGCCGTCGAGCGGCACGCGTCCACCGTCCAGGACACCCTCCTCGTCGCCTCCCACGGGGCCGCGCTCAAGGCCGCGGTCGTGCGCCTCGTCGGGCTGCCCGTGACGGCCGCCGGGGCCCTCGCCGGCTTCCGCAACTGCCACTGGGCCGTCCTCGTCCGCCGCGGCGACGCGTGGGTGCTCGAGGAGTACAACGCCGGAGCTGCGGGGGCCGGGGTCGGCGCCGAGGGGTGATCACCGGGCGACGCGGGTGGTCACGACCACCGGCGTTCGTGCGGTATTGTTGTCCTCGTTGCCGGGGGGAAAGCCCGCGGGGTTGAGGCCCGGTGACGAGAGCAAGGGGCTGTGGCGCAGCTGGTAGCGCACCTCCATGGCATGGAGGGGGTCAGGGGTTCGAGTCCCCTCAGCTCCACCCTCGTGAAGGGCCCGGACTTCGGTTCGGGCCCTTCGGCGTTCCCGGGGGACCCGCGGGGCCCCTGACCTGCACGACTACGATCGCGCTGTGACGCAGCAGGAGGCGGCGCTGCCCGCGCGGGACGCCGAGCGGACCCGCCGGGACCTGCTCGACGTGGCCACCGAGGTGTTCGCGCAGGACGGCTTCGCCGGGGCCCGCGTCGACGAGATCGCACGCCGGACCCGCACGACGAAGCGGATGATCTACTACTACTTCGGCAGCAAGGACGGCCTGTACTCCGCGGTCCTGGAGCGCGCCTACCTCGGGATCCGCCAGGCCGAGCAGCGCCTCGACGTGGGGGACCTCGCGCCGCAGGAGGCCATGCGCCGCCTCGCCGCGCTGACGTTCGACCACCACGTCGCCCACGAGGCCTTCATCCGGCTCGTCGCGATCGAGAACATCCACCACGGGGAGTTCGTCAAGCGGCTGGAATCGGTGCGCACGGCCTCGGCGCCGGCGCGCGACCTCGTCGCCGAGATCCTGGCCCGCGGGGAGGCGGCGGGGGTGTTCCGCGGCGACGTCGACGCGCTCGACGTGCACATGCTCATCAGCGCGTTCTGCGTCTTCCAGGTCGCCAACAAGCACACCTTCGGGCACCTCTTCGACGTCGACCTGGCCGCTCCCGACCGCCTCGAGCGGTCGCGCCGGGTGCTGGGCGACGTCGTGGTGGGCTGGCTCGCGGCGCGCTGACGCACGGTTGACCGCGGGGCGGAGGTCTGCTCTACTCCCTGAACGTACCGGTTAGTCCATTGAGCACAGGCTCGACCGACCGGCACGGCAGGAGACCGACGAGCCGCTCGAGGGAGAGCCCGGCCATGTCCCACGCAGTGATCGACGCAGGAACGGCCGACGACCCGGTCGTCCCCACCCCGGTGCGGGGTGCCCGCCCCTACCTCGTGGGGCTCGTGGGCACGGGCGTCGGCCCCTCGCTGACCCCGCCCCTGCACATGGCCGAGGCCGCGGAACTGGGGCTGGGCTACGTCTACCGGACCATCGACCTCGCCGAGCGGGGGATCGCCCCCGAGCGCATCGGGGAGGTCCTGGGCTGGGCCCGCGACCTCGGGTTCGACGCGCTCAACGTGACGCACCCCTGCAAGCAGCTCGTCCTGCCCCACCTCGACGCCGTCGACCCGCTCGCCGCGGCGCTCGGCGCCGTCAACACCGTGCTCCTCACCCCCGACGGCGCCGTCGGCCACAACACCGACACCACCGGGTTCGAGGCCGCGCTGCGCAGCGAACTGGACGACGCGCCCCGCGGGGACGTCGTGCTCGTGGGCGCCGGGGGAGCGGGCGCGGCCGTCGCGGACGCCCTCCTGCGCTGCGGCACGGAGCGGCTCACGGTCGTCGACGTCGCCCCGGGCCGCGCGCGGGACCTCGCCGGTTCGCTCGCGGGACGGCACCACCGCGAGGTCACCTCGGCGGGCACCGCCGACCTCACCGACCTCGTCCCCGCCGCCGACGGCGTCGTGCACTGCACGCCGACGGGCATGGCCGAGCACCCCGGCACCGCCTTCCCGGTCGACCTGCTGCGCCCCGCGACGTGGGTCGCGGACGTCGTCTACCGACCGCTCGAGACGGCCCTGCTCACCGCCGCCCGGGCCGCCGGGTGCCGCACGCTCGACGGCGGTCACATGGCCGTGCACCAGGCCGTCGGCGCCTTCGAACTCATCACCGGGCGCCGCCCCGACACCGCGCGGATGCTCGCGCACCTGCGCGCCCTCGTGCGCGCCGACTGACTCCTGACTCCCGCGCTGCGCCCCAGCGCACCGCACTCCCACCCGTTCCGTCGTCCGCACCGTCGGAGGTCACCGTGGACAGCAGCACACCGGTCGAGGCACCGGTCGAGAAGACCCCCCGCAAGGCCGCGCTCGCCAGTTTCATGGGCAGCGCCGTGGAGTACTACGACTTCTTCCTGTTCGGTTCCGCCGCAGCGCTCATCTTCCCCCGGGTGTTCTTCCCCGACGCCGGGAACGCGGCCCTCGTCCTGTCGTTCGCGACGTTCGGCGTCGCCTACGTCGCCCGGCCGCTGGGCGCCGTCGTCCTCGGCCACTTCGGCGACCGCGTCGGGCGGCAGAAGGTCCTCATGTTCACGCTCGTGCTCATGGGGCTGTCGACGTTCGTCATCGGCTGCCTGCCCTCGCACGACCGGATCGGCTGGCTCGCACCGGCTCTGCTCGTCGTGTGCCGCATCCTGCAGGGGTTGTCGGCCGCGGGGGAGCAGGCCGGGGCGTCGTCGCTGACGCTCGAGCACGCCCCCGACGACCGGCGGTCCTTCTTCACGTCGTGGACCCTCACGGGGACCCAGGGCGGGCAGATCCTCGCGGCCCTCGTCTTCATCCCCGTCGTGGCGCTGCCCGACGACGTGAAGTACAGCTGGGGGTGGCGGGTCCCGTTCTGGCTGAGCGCGCTCGTCGTCCTCGTCGCCTACCTCATCCGCCGGTCCCTGCACGAGACCCCGCAGTTCCAGCAGGCCAAGGCGTCCGGCCAGATCGCCCGCATGCCGCTGGCGGTCCTGGTGCGCGAGCACTGGCGCGACGTCCTGCGCGTCGTCGGCTGCGCCACGGTCGCGGCCGTCTCGACCGTGTTCGGGAACCTCGCCATCGCGTACGGCAAGGAGGTCGGCGTCAACGAGGCCATCACCCTGTGGCTCGTCGTCGTGGCCAACGCCGTCGCGCTGCTGACCCAGCCGCTGTTCGGCCGGCTCGCCGACCGGATCGGCCGCAAACCCGTGTTCGTCTACGGGGCGCTGTCCTCGGCCGCCCTCATGCCGTTCTACCTGCTGTCGATGAGCTCGGGGTCGGAGGTGCTGACGTTCGTCCTGGCGGTCGCCACGTTCTCCTGCGGGTACTGCGCGGCGAACGCCGTCTGGCCCTCGTTCTACGGCGAGATGTTCGACGTGCGCGTCCGGTTCTCCGGCATGGCCATCGGCACCCAGCTCGGGTTCCTGCTGGCCGGTTTCGCCCCGAGCATCGTCACGGGGCTGGGCGGGGTGCGTGAGGGCGGCTGGGTCGTCATCAGCGTCTTCACCGCGATCGTCGCCGTCGTGGCCTCGCTGTCCGCGCTGACCGCCCGGGAGACCCGGTCGGTGCCGACGGCCGAGCTCGGCCGCCCGGTGCGCGCCACCACCCCCGGCGGGGTCCGCGTCTGAGCAGTGCTCACCAGGTCGCGTCGAGCCCGCCCAGGAGCGCCTCGACGACCCGGCTGACGGCGGCCTGCGAGCCGTCCTGCGCCGGCTGGCCGGCCCGCAACGTCGCCGCCACCAGCACCTGCCGCCGCTCCCGTCGGGCCACCCCGACGAGGGCGGCGGTGCCGTACCGGCCGCTGGCGACGGCGTGGGTGAGCGTCCAGCCGCCGCGCAGCCGGTCCGAGGGCAGGAGCGCGGCGAACCGCAGCCGCGCGGCGGGCTCGAGGACGTCCCCGAGCAGCACCGCCCCGTAGCCGAGGGCCAGGGCCCGCGTCGTGGTGGTGTCCCGCGGGTCCCAGGGCTGCGCGGAGCAGGAGTCCGGCGCGCGCCGGTCGATCCGGGTGCGCCGGTCGCCGAGGGCGCGGCAGAACCCGGTCACGGCCGCCGCGCCGCCGGCGCGCACGACCAGCAGGTTCGTCGCGGTGGCGTCACCGCGGCGCAGGGCGGCGTCGCCGAGGCCCGCCACCGTCATCCCCGTCTGCACGTGCCAGGCGCAGACGGGGGTCGAGCCCACGAGGTCGTCGGTTGAGTACCGGACGCGCTCGTCGAGGACGGCCGGCCCGTGGGCGCGCAGCAGCTTGGCCAGGGCCGTCCCGGCGGGCAGCGTCAGCACGGGCCGCAGCAGGTCGGGCCGGTGACCGGTGACGCGGCCGGTGAGCAGGTCGAGAGCCCAGGACGTCACCTCGTCGGGCTGGCCCCCCAGGGCGGCGACGAGTCCCGTGCCCGCCGCGGCCGAGACGACCGACCGGCGCGACACGGGCGAGGGTCCACCTGGCGAGACGCCCATCCCTCACCTCCCGGCCCGCCACCGTGCGAGGCGTCCAGGGTGCGCCCGGGGGGCGGCGCTGCGCCAGACCCCCGGGCGGTCCCGGTGCGGCCGTCCGTCAGCGCGCGGGCTGCCAGCCCAGGGCCGGGGCCACGTGCTCGACGATCGAGCGCATGAGGTGGGTGTTGTAGTCCACGCCCAGGGCGTTCGGGATGGTCACCAGGAGCGTGTCCGCCTCGCGCACGGCCGCGTCCTTGGCGAGGTCCTCGGCCACCTGGTCGGGGTCACCGGCGTAGGTCTTGCCGAAGCGCGCCAGGCCCGGTTCGCCGAGCGAGCCGACCTGGTCGACCGAACCGCGGTCGCGGCCGAAGTAGGCCTCGTCGAGGTCGTTGACGATGGGCATCACGCTGCGGCTCACCGAGATCCGCGGTTCGCGCTCCCAGCCCGAGTCCCGCCAGACCTGCCGGTACAGCGCGATCTGCTCGGCCTGCAGCTCGTCGAACGGGACGCCCGTGTCCTCCGTCAGCAGCGTCGAGCTCATGAGGTTCATGCCCTGCTCGGCCGTCCAGCGGGCGGTGGCCCTGGTGCCCGAACCCCACCAGATCCGGTCGGACAGGCCGGGGGACTGCGGCAGCACCGGAAGCTGCACGCTGCGGCCGGTCATGCGCGGGTTGGACTCGGCGACGCCGGCGCCGGCGATCGCGCGCCGGAAGACGTCGGTGTGCCGGCGGGCCATGTCGGCCTCGGTCTCGCCCTCGGCGGGCACGTACCCGAAGGTCGCCGGGCCGTGCAGCGCGGGCTCGGGTGAGCCCCGGCTCACGCCGAGCTGCAGCCGGCCGTCGGAGATGAGGTCGGTCTGCGCGGCCTCCTCGGCCATGTAGAGCGGGTTCTCGTACCGCATGTCGATGACGCCGGTGCCCAGCTCAATGCGGCTCGTGCGGGCGGCCATGGCGGCGAGGACCGGGAACGGCGCGGCCTGCTGGCGGGCGAAGTGGTGCACCCGCACGTAGGCGCCGTCGAAGCCGAGCTCCTCGGCGGCCACCGCCAGCTCGACGGTCTGGACGAGGGCCTCGCGCGCGGTCCGTGCGGCCGAGCCGGGGACCGGTTGGTAGTGCCCGAAGGACAGGAAACCGATGCGCTTCACATCCTCATTGAACCATCAACAACCGCGTCCTGTTCCATGATGGGGCGGTGACTTCCCCCGCGACCTCCCGCGAGCTGCCCGACCGGATCACCAAGGACACCCGGCTCTGCCTGTCGCTGTCGGGACGGCCGAGCAACCTCGGCACCCGCTTCCACAACTTCCTCTACGCCGAGCTGGGTCTCGACTTCGTCTACAAGGCGTTCACCACGGACGACCTGCCCGCCGCGGTGGCCGGCATCCGCGCGCTCGGCATCCGGGGGGCGGGTGTGTCCATGCCCTTCAAGGAGGCCGTCATCCCCCTGGTCGACGAGCTCGAGGCCTCCGCCGCCGCGATCGACTCCGTCAACACGATCGTCAACACGCCCCGCGAGGGCCGTCCGCACCTCGTCGCCTACAACACCGACTACCTCGCCGTCGCGGGCCTGCTGGCCCAGCACGGCATCACCCCCGCCGGCACGCCCGGCGCCGCCGCAGTCCTCGGCAGCGGCGGGATGGCCAAGGCCTCGCTCGCCGCTCTGCGCGACGCGGGGTTCTCCGACCTCCTCGTCGTCGCCCGCACCGAGGCCACGGGCGCCCCGCTCGCCGCGCAGTACGGCGCCCGCTGGCTGCCCGCGCTCGGCGACGTCCGGCCCGACCTGCTGCTCAACGCCACCCCCGTCGGCATGGCCGGTGGGCCCGCAGCGGAGGACCTGCCCGTCGCGCGGGCCGCCGTGGAGGCCGCGGGCGCCGTCGTCGAGGTCGTGGCCGTCCCCGAGGACACCCCGCTCGTCCGGCTCGCGCGCGAGCTCGGCACGCCCCTGGTCACGGGCACCGAGGTCGCCGCCTGGCAGGCCGCCGAGCAGTTCGCGCTCTACACCGGGGTCCGGCCGAGCGCCGACCAGGTCCGCCGAGCGGGTGAGTTCTCGCGGCGCGCCGTGTGAACCGCGCCCGGTCCGGACGCACCGGGGCAGCGGCACCCGCATGATCGAGTCATGTCGTCACCCGCTCGCCGTCTCCAGCCCGACCCAGGTGGTGCCGAGGGGGAGAGGGTGACCACTGCGCCCGGACCCCGCGACGCCGGAGCCGGCGACCCCGCCGCACCCCAGCCCGGAGCCCCCGCGGTGCCGGGCCCCGGGTCCGACGCCGCCCGCCGGGCCACCGGGGGCCTCGACGGCCGCGGCCGCACCGCCGCGCTCGTCCTCGTGCCCGTCACCGGGGGCGTCGCCGTCGCCGTCGCGGCGGCCGTCGCCTCGACGCTCGTCACGCTCGTCGTGGCCCTGGTCGCGCTCGGGGCCGTCGCCGTGGCGCTCGCGGTCGCCCTCGCGCTGACCGTCCGCGCCCACCACGAGGCCGAGCGCTCCGTGGGCTCGCTGCTGGCCGCCCTCGAGGCCGCTCGCGACGAGACGGTGCAGGACACGGTCACGGGTCTGCTCAACCGCCGCGGCCTGGTCCTCGTCGGGCACCAGGTGCTGGAGTCCGCGCGCCGCTCCGGCGGTGCCGTCCACGCGTGCATCGTCGAGGTCACCCCGGGCGTGCAGCTCGGCGGCGGCAGCCGGACGGTCGAGGAGGTCCGCGCCGCGCGCGAGGCCGAGTGGGCCGCGGCCGCCACCGCCCTGCGCGGGGCGACCCGCACGTCCGACGTCGTCGCCCGCGAGGGGGAGGGCCGGTTCGTCGTCCTGGGCCCGGGGGCGGGCCTGCACGCGCAGGAGCTCGAGCGCCGCATCCGCGTGGGCCTGGCGCAGAGCCGGCTCGCCGGTGGCGGCGAGCGCGCCCCGCGGCTGGCCGTCGAGGCCGGTGCGGCCGTGCTCGCGCCGTGGGACGAGGGCGGGGTCAGCGACCTCCTCGTGCGGGCCGAGCAGGCCCTGGCCCAGCGTCGCGCCCTGCGCCGCAGCGTCCCCCAGCACGGGTGGGGCCGTCGCCGCAGCGACCGCGGCGACCGCAGCGCCCGCCCGGAGCGTCCCGGCGCCTGACCCCCGGGGTCCCGTCCGCCACGGAGTAGGCTGTCCGGGTGTCCTCCCGCCGACTTCCCAGCCGGTGCTGAGCTGCTGCGACCTCGCAGGTGCTCGCACCGAGACCCCTCCTGCGCGAGGGGTCTTCCGCTGTCAGGGGCAGGTCGCAGGTGCGGGACGCACGCGAGCACCGGGAGGACGGGATGACTGACGTGTCGGTTGAGCAGACCGAGGAGCACGACGAGCAGCGCTACGACGCGTTCGCGCTGCAGGAGAAGTGGTTGCCGGTCTGGGACGACCTCAAGCCCTTCCGCAGCGGCGAGCCGGGCGACGAACGCCCCAAGAAGTACGTGCTCGACATGTTCCCCTACCCCTCCGGCGACCTGCACATGGGTCACGCCGAGGCGTACGCGCTGGGCGACGTCATCGCGCGGTACTGGATGCAGCGCGGTTTCGACGTCATGCACCCCATCGGCTGGGACGCGTTCGGCCTGCCCGCGGAGAACGCCGCCATCAAGCGCGGCCTGGACCCGCGGCAGTGGACGTACGACAACATCGCCCAGCAGCGCGCCTCGATGCGCCGCTACGCC includes:
- a CDS encoding histidine phosphatase family protein, with protein sequence MSARRVVLWRHGRTASNAQNRFQGQLDVPLDEVGRAQAAEAAAHLAAWTTDVGAVVASDLSRAVDTARAFTALSGHEVVQDPALREVDAGAWQGLLGEEIAERWPQEHAAWRRGEDVRMGGGETRTELGLRVATAVERHASTVQDTLLVASHGAALKAAVVRLVGLPVTAAGALAGFRNCHWAVLVRRGDAWVLEEYNAGAAGAGVGAEG
- the rsfS gene encoding ribosome silencing factor; its protein translation is MPASDRSLELVTAAAAAASDKLATDVIALDVSDQLFITDAFLLASAPNERQVRAIAEAVEEKLLPLGSKPVRREGEREGRWILLDFVDVVVHVQHVEEREYYALERLWKDCPLLELGEPAASDQQA
- a CDS encoding MFS transporter — translated: MGSAVEYYDFFLFGSAAALIFPRVFFPDAGNAALVLSFATFGVAYVARPLGAVVLGHFGDRVGRQKVLMFTLVLMGLSTFVIGCLPSHDRIGWLAPALLVVCRILQGLSAAGEQAGASSLTLEHAPDDRRSFFTSWTLTGTQGGQILAALVFIPVVALPDDVKYSWGWRVPFWLSALVVLVAYLIRRSLHETPQFQQAKASGQIARMPLAVLVREHWRDVLRVVGCATVAAVSTVFGNLAIAYGKEVGVNEAITLWLVVVANAVALLTQPLFGRLADRIGRKPVFVYGALSSAALMPFYLLSMSSGSEVLTFVLAVATFSCGYCAANAVWPSFYGEMFDVRVRFSGMAIGTQLGFLLAGFAPSIVTGLGGVREGGWVVISVFTAIVAVVASLSALTARETRSVPTAELGRPVRATTPGGVRV
- a CDS encoding GGDEF domain-containing protein, whose product is MTTAPGPRDAGAGDPAAPQPGAPAVPGPGSDAARRATGGLDGRGRTAALVLVPVTGGVAVAVAAAVASTLVTLVVALVALGAVAVALAVALALTVRAHHEAERSVGSLLAALEAARDETVQDTVTGLLNRRGLVLVGHQVLESARRSGGAVHACIVEVTPGVQLGGGSRTVEEVRAAREAEWAAAATALRGATRTSDVVAREGEGRFVVLGPGAGLHAQELERRIRVGLAQSRLAGGGERAPRLAVEAGAAVLAPWDEGGVSDLLVRAEQALAQRRALRRSVPQHGWGRRRSDRGDRSARPERPGA
- a CDS encoding serine hydrolase: MSRRSVVSAAAGTGLVAALGGQPDEVTSWALDLLTGRVTGHRPDLLRPVLTLPAGTALAKLLRAHGPAVLDERVRYSTDDLVGSTPVCAWHVQTGMTVAGLGDAALRRGDATATNLLVVRAGGAAAVTGFCRALGDRRTRIDRRAPDSCSAQPWDPRDTTTTRALALGYGAVLLGDVLEPAARLRFAALLPSDRLRGGWTLTHAVASGRYGTAALVGVARRERRQVLVAATLRAGQPAQDGSQAAVSRVVEALLGGLDATW
- a CDS encoding shikimate 5-dehydrogenase; the encoded protein is MPDRITKDTRLCLSLSGRPSNLGTRFHNFLYAELGLDFVYKAFTTDDLPAAVAGIRALGIRGAGVSMPFKEAVIPLVDELEASAAAIDSVNTIVNTPREGRPHLVAYNTDYLAVAGLLAQHGITPAGTPGAAAVLGSGGMAKASLAALRDAGFSDLLVVARTEATGAPLAAQYGARWLPALGDVRPDLLLNATPVGMAGGPAAEDLPVARAAVEAAGAVVEVVAVPEDTPLVRLARELGTPLVTGTEVAAWQAAEQFALYTGVRPSADQVRRAGEFSRRAV
- the nadD gene encoding nicotinate-nucleotide adenylyltransferase translates to MTGPAPSRRPRLGVMGGTFDPVHHGHLVAASEVAARFDLDEVVFVPTGRPWQKSREDIAPAEHRYLMTVIATASNPRFTVSRIDIDRGGFTYTIDTLRELRDLRPEADLFFITGADALAQILQWKDVAELWSLAHFVGVSRPGHALTDDGLPMDGVSLLEVPALSISSTDCRRRVADGLPVWYLVPDGVVQHISKHRLYAPTAVDGPAVPVVGESTG
- a CDS encoding TetR/AcrR family transcriptional regulator, whose translation is MTQQEAALPARDAERTRRDLLDVATEVFAQDGFAGARVDEIARRTRTTKRMIYYYFGSKDGLYSAVLERAYLGIRQAEQRLDVGDLAPQEAMRRLAALTFDHHVAHEAFIRLVAIENIHHGEFVKRLESVRTASAPARDLVAEILARGEAAGVFRGDVDALDVHMLISAFCVFQVANKHTFGHLFDVDLAAPDRLERSRRVLGDVVVGWLAAR
- a CDS encoding LLM class flavin-dependent oxidoreductase; its protein translation is MKRIGFLSFGHYQPVPGSAARTAREALVQTVELAVAAEELGFDGAYVRVHHFARQQAAPFPVLAAMAARTSRIELGTGVIDMRYENPLYMAEEAAQTDLISDGRLQLGVSRGSPEPALHGPATFGYVPAEGETEADMARRHTDVFRRAIAGAGVAESNPRMTGRSVQLPVLPQSPGLSDRIWWGSGTRATARWTAEQGMNLMSSTLLTEDTGVPFDELQAEQIALYRQVWRDSGWEREPRISVSRSVMPIVNDLDEAYFGRDRGSVDQVGSLGEPGLARFGKTYAGDPDQVAEDLAKDAAVREADTLLVTIPNALGVDYNTHLMRSIVEHVAPALGWQPAR
- a CDS encoding shikimate dehydrogenase: MSHAVIDAGTADDPVVPTPVRGARPYLVGLVGTGVGPSLTPPLHMAEAAELGLGYVYRTIDLAERGIAPERIGEVLGWARDLGFDALNVTHPCKQLVLPHLDAVDPLAAALGAVNTVLLTPDGAVGHNTDTTGFEAALRSELDDAPRGDVVLVGAGGAGAAVADALLRCGTERLTVVDVAPGRARDLAGSLAGRHHREVTSAGTADLTDLVPAADGVVHCTPTGMAEHPGTAFPVDLLRPATWVADVVYRPLETALLTAARAAGCRTLDGGHMAVHQAVGAFELITGRRPDTARMLAHLRALVRAD
- a CDS encoding glycosyltransferase family 2 protein — its product is MSVPPTVEPPAPSPALSPALSVVVPAFDEAEVLPAFAARLRPVLDGLLAEGLGGYEVLVVDDGSTDATPVVLARLRRDWPQLRVVRLRANSGHQAALSAGLARARARGGVVTMDADLQDPPEVLPRLLAAAGRGHDVVYAVREDRSVDSRLKRLTAAAFYRLVRTLGGRAPEQAGDFRFTHRTVVDTVLQLPEAHRVLRLVIPELGFASTTVGYAREARSAGRTKYPLTRMLRLSLDAITGSSTAPLRLASFFGLGGALLTSLLLLYALVSFALGQTVPGWTSTLAVVAGVGTLQLLCLGVLGEYVGRLYVQLQQRPTYLVASDSLEEGP